The Myxocyprinus asiaticus isolate MX2 ecotype Aquarium Trade chromosome 36, UBuf_Myxa_2, whole genome shotgun sequence genome segment catATTCTTTCCCTGCtatccgcgacccagtccgaatggACCTGCGACGCACTTTTGgggacccaccagttgagaaacactgctgtaATGTCATATGGCAATATCGAGTACATATTTGATCCTAGTCCATTGTacttatacagtatgtactgtatgtgtttgtgtgggtggagTTGTTGatacatttcatattttaccaccaaTCATGAAATTTGCCCATATGTTTGCCATACaacatggtttggaacaacatgagtgtgagtaaatgttgacagaattttcatttttgggtgaactatttccttAATTAAATATCCCAATTGAATGACACAAGCCCAGAAAAATCTCGACAAGCACTCCACATCTACTTTGGGCTCACGGAGAAAGCTTAATCACGAATCGTCTCCTGAAGGCAGAAAACAATTCCAGATCTTCAAACATCCTCTGTTATGTGGTTTCCCGCAAGTGACAAACATTGGCAGGGCCACAAATATCTTAACAGGGGGGCTGTTTATTCCCATTAATCTCCAAACAAGACACCTCATGTTCTGCGTTTTGAATATTGGGAGGTGAGGCTGGTCTTATGCTATTTTCTTAATTAGGATCAGTGGTACTTTATTTAAAGACTGCTGTCTCACCCCCGCTGCTGTGTTGACAGATGATGGATTCAAAAGGATGAATAATGTCTAAAGTGCCAGAGTACAAAGCAATATCATTCTCTCAGGCTGAACAACATGACATATAAATGGGTTTGACTCTTCCTCTTTACCTGCCAGTTCACTTCATGCTTCAGGCGGAAGGATAAGAGCTAAGGCGGGTATGTTACAATGAAGTGGTGACAAAGCAAGATTTCTCTCGGATATAAAAACAAAGCGCTAGTTTGTTACTGAAGCACAATTCATCTTCAAACTGTCAGTACTTTTCCCAATTTAGATGTATGTGGCGGTAATGGCCCAAGGTGTTTGAATGATTTCTGGCACAGAAGCTGTTTTTGTACAGAAAACAGATTACATTAAACTAAgttgaccagatttctgaaatgaaaaatggagacatttctagttcagtggtaaatatgtcattgaaatttcacgttacttatctatgaattaaaaaaaggggacaattcggatgttatgtatttttgaccatggtgaatcaAGTTGTTGTGGCGACTTgatgtggctacatggcatgacgtggtaacatggtacggcaggatATTGATttggccatggtaggcgtggatgctgactcgttggccgtggcaggcatgagcactGGCTCGTAGAGTGGAGGCAGGCCTGGACCATGgaacagaggtgggcctggaccatggagcagaggcggaCATGGACTGTGGAACAGAGGccggcctggaccgtggagcaaaggcttgcttgtaacatggcatggagcagactgaagcttggctgtgacatggcatggagcagactgaggttcggctgtgacatggcgtgaagcagactgaggcattaTTGTGACGGGCTCgagcgttgctgtgacatggcatggagcaggctgaggcattgctgtgacatgacatggagcaggctgaggcattgctgtgacatggcatggagcaggctgaggcatggctctGACATAGCATGGAGTAGATTGatatgtggctgtgacatggcatggggcagactcaggcttggctgtgacatggcatggacaggccgaggcatgacatggcatggagcaggttgaggcgtggctgtgacatggtatggggCAGACCAactcgtggctgtgacatggcatggagcaggcggaggcatggctgtgacatggcatggagcaggccgaggcgtggctgtgacatggcatggagcaggctgaggcgtgacatggcatggagtagattgaggtgtggctgtgacatggcatggggcagaccCAGCCGCGGCTGTGACTTGGAGCAGGTTGAGgccatgacatgggaccctggctcagcggccatgacgtgggaccctggctcggcggccatgatgtgggacgctggcttggtggccatgacgtgggacagtattacaactgaaatcatacgaatatcagggcctgaaattcatttctgaaggggGGGATTGCCCCCCTTAGGTGCCTcatattgttggggatttttccactttgtagtcatgGCCAAAGAttttcaatattgtataataataataattattacactattattattattacactatttaACCAAACTGTTTCTATGAGTTATCTCATATAGTGTCTCCTGTGGAACTgttttcttaattataccttttattttgatcaactcttatgcattatgatgcttcttttcagtcacaTCTTTCCCAGCAAAGCACAATGCCgaggcatgacatggcatggagcaggttgaggcgtgactgtgacatggtatggggCAGACCGactcgtggctgtgacatggcatggagcagaccgactcgtgtctgtgacatggcatggagcaggcggaggcgtggttgtgacatggcatggagcaggccgaggcgtggctgtgacatggcatggagcaggctcaggcgtgacatggcatggagtagattgaggtgtggctgtgacatggtatggggCAGacccaggcgtggctgtgacttggagcaggttgaggcatggctgtgacatggcatggggcagactcaggcatggctgtgacatggcatggggcagactcaggcgtggctgtgacatggcatggggcagactcaggcgtggctgtgacatggcatggggcagactcaggcatggctgtgacatggcatggggcagactcaggcgaggctgtgacatggcatggggcagacttaggcatggctgtgacatggcatggagcaggctgaggcgtgacatggcatggagtagattgaggagtggctgtgacatggcatggggcagactcaggcgtggctgtgacatagcatggggcagactcaggcgtgactgtgacatggcatggggcagactcaggcgtggctgtgacatagcatggggcagactcaggcgtggctgtgacatagcatggggcagactcaggcgtggctgtgacatggcatggagcaggccgaggcatggctgtgacatggcatggagtaggccgaggcatggctgtgacatggcatggagcaggctgaggcgtggctgtgacaaggcatggagcagactcaggatccagggcagaaggtggtgcaagctcggtgaccatgacgtgggaccctggctcagcggccatgacatgggaccctggctcagcggccatgacgtgggaccctggctcggcggccatgacatgggacGCTGGCTtcgtggccatgacgtgggacagtattacaactgaaatcatacgaatatcagggcctgaaattcatttctgaaggggGGGATTGCTCCCCTTAGGTGCCTcatattgttggggatttttccactttgtagtcatgGCCAAAGAttttcaatattgtataataataataattattacactattattattattacactatttaACCAAACTGTTTCTATGAGTTATCTCATATAGTGTCTCCTATGGAACTgttttcttaattataccttttattttgatcaactcttatgcattatgatgcttcttttcagtcacaTCTTTCCCAGCAAAGCACAATGTAATTGTAACGATGGGCAGGCAATGACAGACAGACGAAGACAAGATgagactgaactaataacaagataactaaatactaaaacatgaaccaatgacatgacaagactgatactgagttaacaagacaataaaccaatgaacacaagacacatgaacatggaggggaaacaggacatcacatgaccaggaaacctcatgacatgaacaggaacaggaactaaactttcaaaataaaagacatgaacacataacatgaacaaaaacacacctAGACGTGACagtaatctatgctgtaatgtgctgacttacatttattgttgctctttgcagatactttattatacatttcatttatttgtccATGTTCTTAATGACATATtcttatttaaaatgcattaattttatataatatataacaatataatttcATTATAACACAGCTAGTTTGTGCCTCCCCTCGAATCTGATAAAAATGATGATAATTCTTTTCAATTGCCCTTGCtccctggtccagttcttaatggtAAAACTTGCaaacaagtaatcagtaaaggaagatggatgacttaaagctgctatagcgagcagccccctctgttggtcaaaataaacagcacacagtAAACCTTGTTACCGGTGTTGTGTCGAACTCACTTTCCCTGTCGGGATCTGATTCCCCCCAGCAGATCTGTAAggggggaacagtatctgacgGTAACATTCTCTGCTGTCAGAATGTGTTCCTCCATAaacaaacctaagcctaacccttcccTACCTTACCCTACtgtaccctacctaccctaacctacactaccctacctaccctaaccataaccccataCCCTATCGGGGCTAGGGGGAAACAGATTCCGACGGGGAACACAATTCGATACAACACCTGTAGGCTTAAATAGTggctttcttgccatgtattttcCCTTTGTGTACTGTTTTGAATGCAAAGTAAAAACATggacatttccggggacagctccagtcggggACAGACCGTCAAAAACCGGTACTGTCCCTGGAAAACGGGGACGTGTGGTCACCCAACATTAAGCAGGTTACATGCACCCCCTTTTTCAAGACGAAGGTGAATCTACAGACATTAGCAAGATGTGTGTGATCAGACTGATCTCGAACCTTGCATCCAAAATCTCATACTGTCAgattatgtactgcatttgatgaaggatgcacttctcgTCCGGTGAAACAGTACATAGTCCTACTTCAGGTATGCaagcgagtagtatgaatagattttggaCATACTTAATCCAGGAACGTTATTGATGTAaatatgatgtaataacaacaaccgtgaaaataatcTAATCTGATTTTGTGAAACAAGCAGGATTTAAGCACAAGAAGCAACTTCCTTGATATCAGGggcatagcagtcattttaaaagtgtgggtgggtgggggacaacacagctgtcagtaggtggcttgcacagacccaatacttacagtgcagtattaatatattacagtatatattaatatataagtatgatataagtattataatataattaatatatacgtattatttacttttaatatttgtagtttttaaagattcaagttttgctaaataatttttttaaaatttatatttcatcttgtgtgaaatgagttagtcactgaatcaatgatcaaaacAAAATTTGTATGTCGACAGACCTATTTaacatacatatttaattaataattattatataattgatTAAATTTTGAATTCAACTGCCAGCATATTGctaacacaacaaaaacaaaaaattacacctccagtgcacctttaaatttatggtaaaaaaaactgtcaaagtGGTGGCTAAAAGACACCATCCTACTTAAACGACAAAAATTTGCTTGATACTTTGTACTGATAACCATCATTATGACACATTTGGTACAataaaaggccacatgatgacttcaTCATGAAGTCAATGAAATTCATTTCTGTCCTTTCTAAAAaccataaataaaaaacaattttttaacaacattttcctgtaaaagtacattttgaaaatgcattttctaTTAAAATTGTATACCGTTTTATTACGCTGTGTATGGTTAGTAACTTGCAGTTAACAAATTTACAGGtttttactgtaacatttttacattctGTTTACTTTAAAATTACTAGCATTTCTATTGCAAAGACAATAGGTATTTTCTGCTGCTGTCAAACGGAATGTTTCTATTTAAATACATCTAACTTTGTGGCTTGGTGGTCAAAGTTTCAGAATAGCAAATcactgtcatttattttttattaattcatttctaACAATCATAATGGTAACGTTCGGGGACTTTTTAAAAGTAAGAATGTATCAAAGAACAATCATGTTTTAATTTTATGCACTTGTTTGTACAGTCTGCTTTGCAAATCTCTGGTACCTACCTCTCAAATAACACATTTCCAGACAATATTTGATGGGTATGATTTTAAACTATGGATAGTGGACTTACCTTGATGTCCCTTTTCATGTTCAGAAATAACCAGCCAATTATTTGAAACCTACAGCCTGAGGCTGTATCAGTCCTCACTAAAGACCCACAGACTGGCAAgtgtttattaatttttgttcccACTGAATCATTTCCTTCAACAAATACATCATTTGTTGCCTCCATACAGGGCATGTAAGGTAATCTGTCTCCGAAGTAGGATCCGTAAAAGAATGCACTGTGTTGTAGCTACTCCTGTAGCAATCAATCAAAGAGGCAGAAATCTTAGTTGGTGTTGCAGTATGTTATCAATATGCCAGCAGTTAGAAGTTGCCTCATGAAAGCTTTGATTCTAGCTTGAGGCCATACTCAAAACGTCCACTCAAATACTTCATTGaaacttttctctctctctaaaatgCTTAAACAGACACTGATATGTTGTTAGATGTTCAGTTAATGATATATTTGGATCCAAACACCTGGGGCGTGATTTCATATGGATACTGCTGATGATTACTGTTAATGGCCAAATTGTAGCTGACTTCAGAGAGTATCATGAATTTCACTTTTGTAGTCTCATATAGTGAAATGTTTTAGTATTTAAGGTGAGATGAAATGCTGATATTCTCCCAAAGTTCACCCAAACACTTCTCATAAAGTAATTTCATTAGAGTATTCTAAATAAGATACTGTACATACTTGTGCACTTTCACTTTTCTTAATATCAGGACAGATTGATTTACAGTCATTGTGTAATTTACTTTGAAAATCTCCGTTTCAAATTCACAACAATCCTTCTTTGTCAAAAAGGCAATGTAATAAGCTTAGGGCTCATTATCATAATTTATAATGAGTTTCATAAAGCGTTTGTCCTCACTTGACACCTGGATGTGCTTTTCCCCTTTGGAAGCATGTGTGAGAACAAGGAATTGTTTCTTTACCAGAGAGCTAATGGTGCACAACCAGGCACTGTAAAAGTTAATATATGGTTGCAGGGGTAAAGTGAGGTGAAACTTGCAGCTCAGTGTTTAAACCTCACACAGTAGCTCCTATTAACATATCCAGTTCGAGTATTATCCAGTTTTATAACGCAAACAATATTATAGAAGTTTAATAGTGTTTAATAAGCTAACATTTGGTGTGCCAATATCCCGTTTGTCTGTTCTAATTCTGCACAAAACACTGTGACATTAACTTTtgttgttttaattcatttaaaagttGTTGCTGAAAGTTGTTAGTGAATTAACGCAGGCACAAACTAATGCGGTGTTAGATGTAacacacgtggtttaaacgtttccacacacactggtaagacgaaacttcatttgtttgtccattttacatgcaggtttccaggcacgatcatattttttgtttttatcaagaaaattcactttgtatcataatttctttttttctagtaagacctttgatattagggcaaagatcttattcttgataatctttttatttttttattttttttattgttttcctgtaaaaaatatctaaaaatccttaagatcagtttgatttatcttgttttagaaacaacactgcataagatatttaggtttttcagagaatgtatttttaacatgtgtattttgtcttactgtactggcagagtttttatagtcaaaacaagtgaaaaaatctaccagtgctgaagaagtaatccaaaatatttagaatatgttactgaccttgagtaatctaacggaatacgttacaaattacattttacagcatgtattctgtaatctgtagtggaatacatttcaaaagtaaccctcccaaccctgggtatcattttaatctccaatcttttagctagcatcttacatagtcttttaattctcagtTAGCCAGCAGAATTGACCAGCCAGctttaaatcccagttgcgccgacggggcacgttgtaacactgcgttacaatgtgccccaattacaaaaaactatatgcaattccatgctgtcagatatgtaatttacataattcctcTTAATGCGCGCGctcgcgcgcgcgtgtgtgtttTGACATCAATCCATGCATCATTTCAGTCAATGCTGTggttttgttgtgtatttattatcaaatgtcaaaattattgctatattatatatgacaaagttaataaatggcttttattgtcatgaagatttagtttatcttctaggctttttaataagatcagatacagttgttagaggggggtttaagctgttatatggtcttgttacaatgtgcccgaaaaaaaaaaaagtgaaatgttacaacgtgcccccATAGGCGGGGCatgttgtaacatttcactttcttttttggaGGTAGATTGCGAGAAAAGTATaggctgtattcatgaaacaagaccacatatgtgtAACAGACACGTAtgaaatgaatgtgaaaaaagaaaaatacttccAACCCcgagtacatttacacaaacttaagaaaacccaaaagtgttagtttgtgccccactCTCCCCTGCATGTAAAAAAACGTATAGGCCTACGTCGAGGACGCGTGTTAATCATGTGCTAAACTGCACTGTGAATACATTTCCTGTTACATGACCTTTGTTCTAGGCACATTCTTTTGGCAGCGCTAATGAGGGTTATTTTGCCTTTCTTTAATCAGCATTAGTGATTTTCATAAATAGCTGCTGTAGGCTATCGACAATGTTatgatttaaaaacatcacctacAAGTTATTAGTCTTTTCCAACCGGACACACCTCTCAGCCAACTCAGGCACCCCGTTTGTTTTCTAATAAAGATGATTGATTTTCACGGTAACACGGTATTATAgattaatagtatttaattacacTGTTACTTTGTGCCAAACTTGTGTTGACCAGACTCCaattttcattgcatcattttataGTCCGACATTTGTTTAATGATGATTTTATGCTCGAGAAGCAACCAAATGGACCATTGATGTGAAGGTTGTTTCTGtcgattaaaaataaataaataaataaataaaaaacttataGAACAAATTAACCACATTTAGAAATATATGCTTTAGGCAAATCTAGattataaataattttctttaccttatttttattttttttttatcactcaaCGAACACAAAATCCTTCATGAACCCtcagattaaaaaacaaacaaacaaacaaacaaaaaaaatgcatatagCTAATGTAATAGGCTATGCTTAAACTAGCTTAAGCGATTGAGTTTAATCTTTACAGGAACGCATTTTAGACGCAGCTTTTGCGCTGGACATCCAATTCaacttttgtgtattttttcttttcttttcttttcttttttttttttttttgcggcaaAAAATGTCTAAAATAGGCCTTCTGTAAATATTGCGCTGTCAGACAGGAGACATGCGAAGGGTTTGCACGCGAAAAGCACGcatcattaatttttttcatgatgATGAGGATAAAGGGTTAAATCCGGCTACAGCACTTTCAAAGAGAGGCAGGTGTCCCAGTACCAACTCAAGACTGGGGCAGATGCTTTTAATCCTCTCAAGAACCACAGAGTAATTCATAACTGTCATTTGCGCGTGAGGGCGAATTTTGCGGTCAGGGAAATAGCCTCTGTTGCTCAAGAGGTGAAaattattacaatatatatacagagaTCTAAACTCAAGTCCTACACAATACTAAGGAATTTctaggagacttttttttttctcctgctgCTTGGAATCTCGAGGCGCTCAGTTTGGCTCAGCTGTTTCAATAAAATTGGGTTAGTTCAAACAATTCCTCCTTTCTGTCCTCCAACATGTGGTGGATGCTGTTTCCTCGCTGGATCTGGTTCGTGGTGGGACAGTTTTTGCTCCTGTTTGTGTACAGGCAGTGCGTGAAAGGCATGACTTTGCAAAGAGTTGTGTATTCCCACGCAGGAATTTGTCCCAACGACATGAATCCAAATTTGTGGGTTGATGCAATGAGCACCTGCACGCGAGAATGTGAATCTGATCAGGTTTGACtttaaattcaatttaaatgtttaaattgtgcaTCTCTTTGCATGCATGCAGTATGTCCATTGCACTATTCATCAGTCATTCTGTCAGTAAGTTTTATCAGATGAATGATaagtattttttctttatttttttgcccaAGCATGGATTATTTAATATTCTTTCCCAGGACATACACATATGCTTTTACAttgcattttgtacattttaaaatgatgcaTTTACTCATCAGGAATGTGAAACGTTTGAAAAGTGCTGCACCAATGTTTGTGGTAATCGAAGCTGTGTGGCAGCCCGCTTCACTGATGCCACTGGAAAAAAAGGCCCCATGGGTATACCTAAAAAAGCAACCTGCGACAAGTTCATGTGCACTCAGCAAGGCTCAGAGTGTGACATCTGGGACGGCCAGCCTGTGTGCAAGTGCCATGACCGCTGTGAGAGGGAGCCCCACTTCACCTGTGCCTCTGACGGCATGACCTATTACAACATGTGCTACATGGATGCGGAAGCCTGCTCCAAGGGCATCTCCCTGTCTGTAGTAACATGCAGGTTCCACCTCACCTGGCCCAACACTAGCTCACCTCTACATGCAGGCACTACCGCTTTCCCCACAACCGCCCTGCAGCACACCACCCCGTTAGACGTGCATGCCCCTGTGATGGTGGGAAGCCCCTCGCAACAGTCTGTTTTTGTCGGTGATACAGCCAGCATCCTTTGTGAAGTTGCTGGCCGGCCAAAGCCTGAGATAACCTGGGAGAAGCAGCTGGAGGGTCAAGACAACGTGGTCATGAAACCCAACCACGTACATGGAAACGTGGTTGTCATCAATATTGGCCAGCTGGTCATCTACAATGCCCGACTGCAAGATGAAGGTATCTATACCTGCACTGCCACAAACAAAGGTGGCTCCTTCCAAGTTCATTTTCCACTCTCTGTGGTCCAGAGAGAGAAAGTCATGAAAGAGGAGCAGACCAACACCACACGGTTCCCAGCCAAGGAGTGCTCGAAAGTGCCTGACAATGACAACTGTGGGGAAAAAAAGTTGAGTTGGTTTTATGACCCTCAGAGGAACAACTGCTACACTTTTACTTATGGTAACTGCAAcaaaaatcaaaatcactttGACAC includes the following:
- the LOC127427074 gene encoding WAP, Kazal, immunoglobulin, Kunitz and NTR domain-containing protein 2-like translates to MWWMLFPRWIWFVVGQFLLLFVYRQCVKGMTLQRVVYSHAGICPNDMNPNLWVDAMSTCTRECESDQECETFEKCCTNVCGNRSCVAARFTDATGKKGPMGIPKKATCDKFMCTQQGSECDIWDGQPVCKCHDRCEREPHFTCASDGMTYYNMCYMDAEACSKGISLSVVTCRFHLTWPNTSSPLHAGTTAFPTTALQHTTPLDVHAPVMVGSPSQQSVFVGDTASILCEVAGRPKPEITWEKQLEGQDNVVMKPNHVHGNVVVINIGQLVIYNARLQDEGIYTCTATNKGGSFQVHFPLSVVQREKVMKEEQTNTTRFPAKECSKVPDNDNCGEKKLSWFYDPQRNNCYTFTYGNCNKNQNHFDTYETCMLSCQEELAAPCHLPSNQGPCKAYEPRWAYSASLHQCQPFIYSGCKGNENNFKTKEACEDACPFPRNHQCKPCKPRHKMVTSFCKSDFVILGRMTELTEDQDSGHALITVEEILKDEKMGLRFFGKEPLEVTLQHMDWACPCPNITTADGQIIIMGEVNNGMAVLQPDSFISLSSVRRVRRLREVINKNTCDILKEFIQ